In Pangasianodon hypophthalmus isolate fPanHyp1 chromosome 1, fPanHyp1.pri, whole genome shotgun sequence, the genomic window CattctacaaataaatattactttaacTGTAACTGAGGATAAAAGTAAAGCCTTAAACCAATGGAAATAAAACCAATGGAAATGGAAACGTCATTAAAATGGTTTTCAGTCAGTCTTGACAAAAATGTAAGCTTCTTTAAAACATGATATAaacttttctttccttcacatGGAGATAGTTAACACCTTGAGGACTTCAGAAGTGTATAATGTGTTGGcggatttgttttattaatggcaaGAAAGCATAGACAAGGTGGATATTCAAAAACTGCCCCAGTGTATCTTAATTCTAATTCACCctagtttgcaaaaaaaatagtCTATGATGCTGTCGTAAAGCGGAACTTTCTTACGCGGAAGTTGTTTCCAGACGGAGTTGTATTGTTAGCACGCTCTTCACATTGTTATGAGTTGGGACCTTAGCTAAGTGTTAAAACATGGAGAAGCTCCGTGTTTTGGAACTGTACAGTGGCATTGGAGGGATGCATTATGCATTGCGAGGTATATTCCCGGATCTTGGTATTTGTTTGGTTACTCCTTACAATTAATTTTACCTGCTTATACTAGCGAAACTAGCTAGCATCCCACtaactgtgtctctctctctctctctctctctctctctctctctcagttcagtccAGATAGCTTATTGGCATGATtgtttatagtaaaatatagtACGAAGAATTGGAAACACAATAAGAATTGTATCTAAtatctaaaataacaataacaatagcaataacaaataataacagcaaaaaatacCATTAATAATAACACTTACAGCAGGAGCTGACAGTCATACAGGAAGAATACAAACAATAACAGCAAGTAAGCAAACAGTGGGTCTTATTTATCAGTCTGGATACCAAAGAatgtatttgtaattatttataggAGCAAGAAATgtagtattcatgaaaatcctgagtttgtgtaaattgaTGTATAGAGTAGAGATTATATAACTGGCATGAAGTACTGCAGTTAAGCAGATTATGTTCACaagtttaaatctttaaattatttcagatttatttaaatctttaatttatttaatatcgTTTCACTCACAAATTAATGAAAGTCTTGTTGAAACTAGACAGAAGACAAGTGaaaacaaacccataaattcaaacaaataagATTAATCCTTCGATTAAGACAaaagaagttaataaaaaaaattaatgacttgaatgaaagaaatccaaaacaaatccgtaaattaagataaataagTTTGAGCTGTCGCCCCACAattaggaggtgctctttcatTGTTTAGTCATCAGTATGCCATTTTCAGTTCTCTGTCAGCTTTGCCTGTTGTGTTGTGGAGATTTGTGGGTGTTAGTAAATATAAACAGGCTTGGTAATTTAAAGGTGACATTTATCAAGGTGTGCATGTgaatacgaagaaaatcagtgttgcTGAAACTTTTGTATGTGTGGTGGGACTTTGTAGTTTAGTTTGGCCTAAGAAAACATTTGTGCAAAACTTTGCTAAAACAgtcaaggctctgttttagaaTATTTATCCAGAAGACAGTCAGTTATCTGGTGCTGTGAATCTGTGAAgtacaatgtattttttttttttttttttaccaaaaatgTCTTTAAGCAATGTGGGCATCGAGGTCCTATATCCACCTTCTCCTCACCTTTAATCATAAACATGACAAATAATTGAGACTGTAGCATACTCTGCATTGCAACACATTGCACTCAGTGTCATAACTGATTCCTCTTGTTTTTTCTGTTAAGAGAGCTCCGTCCCCTCTGAAGTGGTAGCCGCAGTGGACGTGAACACGACGGCCAATGAAGTCTATAAGCACAACTTCCCAAATACTCTACTTCTACCCAAGACCATTGAAGTGAGCACCACCTAATTAGCCTTAAGATTCTTATTTTCTAAATGAATTCATCCAAAGATTGTAGTAAATGGCATAATAACATGCTAAATGGACAGCAGGCATAAAGGGGTGGAGTAGGATAAACAGAATTAAGTATCAGATGCAGCATTCCTATTTGATCAGTTTACTGACTGTTGTCTTGCAGAAGACTGGAGACtaactttaattaatttgaaGTGGTCATTATTTGCACTAAATTTACTAAACCAAAACATAcagcactttcttttttctcattttctataTATAAGAAAACTGATATAAATGCTTTTAGCATGGCTGTGCTGTTATCTCATGTCACCTCTAGGGGCAAGCCGAGTATGACATAAATCCCAAACCTTGTCTACTTGGTACAGTCCGTAGTATGATAGATGATATGATTTTATTTGGGTAAAAATATTACTCCCAGCTGTGTGTAAGGAATGAGTATATTATACATGGAAGAATGAACAAATAagacaatatacaatataaaatattggaACTTGACAAGACAATACAATAGACAATATAAGGGTAGAAGAATATCATGTTAAAGAGAATGACACAGTGACCAAGTCATAAACTGTTTAGctcaaatttttaattttagtttatttgttaAGATGTctttgtaatctttttttttttttgaaaaattgtgGAAcaaaagagctttttttttttttttttttttttagtaatctATGTTTCCTTTTATTTAGACCTAGTCACACTTCATCCCATGACTCCAATATTTAAGAGTGAAAGAGTAACTTAGTAGATTTAGTGTTGGGTAAAGGTTGTGTGCATCGTCAGCATGGGTAATGATGCACCAGCTGCTGGGCTCGTTGGCTGTAGCGTGATTCAGTAAAGCTTTGCTCGTGTATGTGACAATAAACTATGGActagtatatttttatattcttcatTAGAAGGTGAATCTTCATTTAATTATAAGTAATAATTCCAGATTCCAGATTGGATTTTGGGTAATAAGATGTTTCTCAAACTTACTGGTGTTTATGTATTCAGGATATGCAAGGCTTTACCTTTTTGTGGCACATTTGAACCATATTGTTTGTCAAACCACAAAtcatatattgttatatatggTACGTTTCTATACAGTTTGTCAAATGCAGTGCATTTTGATTAAAGTGAacttttgtttgatttcatcCAGGGAATGACATTAAGTGATTTCAATAAACTGGACTTTGATATGATTTTGATGAGCCCCCCTTGTCAGCCTTTTACTAGGTAATCAGAACTTTGCGTCACTTTTTCACTCACATTGTTGTTAACAGAACTAAGTAGTAATGTGATTTTCTACCAATATAGGATTGGATTGCAGGGTGATGTAAACGACCCCAGAACAAAAAGCTTTCTCTACATCTTGGACATTCTGCCAAGGTCAGATCAATCCGTGCTCTCTGCATACTTGCTTTATATAAGATAGTGTATGTTCTCAGTGCTCCTTAGCTCCTTTATTTGaaatcattttctattttttttaatcaacttgGTTTTCTAAAGTAATCCTGTTGTTCAAAAATGAACAGTATTCTACATTCAGTTAGTCATTGCAGCAGTGGCATTTTCATCTACACTTCCAGACGCTATTAATTTATGTATAATAAAATTTTCAGGCAGATGTGTATGCCTTATACACCTTATTGCTACTTGTTCTTTAGTGAGATATTTCAGAATTGCAGTCACTCAATCTCATAGTGCTGTTTTGTGAAAGAAAGAACCTCTGTGCTCTGTTTGTAGGTTGAACAAGATGCCCCGCTTCATTCTGCTCGAGAATGTGAAAGGCTTTGAGACGTCGTCTGCAAGGTAACCTGGGATATAGGGCAAGTCCTTAACTCAGGAGATTACTGCCAGTACATGGTTGTCAGTCAGTACTGTTCAGCTACCTATGCTGCCATGTTGTATTAAAGTATTTAGTGGAAGATTAGTGCAAAAGACTCAACTGTAATCACAAAAACAGGACATTCTGATTCTGGAGATTAATCAGAAGATCCAGTCAAATTCAAATTGTGTGGCTTTGCAGTGtaatctgactttttttttcttttttcttttttccagaaaTGCCTTAATAAAGACTTTGCAAGACTGTAGATACAACTTTCAGGAATTAATGATATCACCCACTTGTGTGAGCATTTCCCTTTATTCTGTAATTTAAAGCAATTATCATTTTACCCCATGAGAATTGGTTAATTCAAAATAGATACATGCAAATaatcagttttaaaaattttctgatatcagtattaataataatacagtcatATTAAAACAAACCAGTTGTTTCACTAAGTCTAAGACAGACTTACAGACTTCTCCTTTCAGTTTGTAGAGAACTTTAATAGCACATTTTACCAGTTTTTGTTGCTATAGCATAAATAATAGGCTACCAGACAGTTGCTGAAATTAATATAACACAAATTATTGCTGAAATTAATATAACACAATAACTTAATACGTTATTTTTCACAGCTAGGAATACCGAACTCAAGGCTGCGTTATTTTCTTGTTGCTAAAGCTCCTCCAGATTCCTTCCCATTTCAGAAGACAGCAGAGGTAAACACACATCCCGTCAACCTGATTATGACATAAGATTGCCTTGCTAACAAGTTGCATTTTGACCTGTTTTGactgtttattataataaactccTCCAGATTCTAGAGGGCTTTCCGAAGTCAGAATCCAGCAATGACACAGACAGTCCCATGATCCCGGACAGCCACTGTAGTACAGTCAATGGTGACATGAGAGAAGATGGGACTATAATCTATAAGATGGAGACGGCTCAGGAgctggagaggaagaggagtcAGGACAACGAACAGACAGTGAGGAGACTGCAGGATTTCCTGGAAGAGGAAGAACAAGGAACAGACATGGACAGTTATTTGCTTCCTCCAAAGATCCTGCTCAGATATGCCTTGCTCATGGACATAGTGAATCCAAACTGCAGGAGATCAGTCTGCTTCACTAAAGGGCAAGGCTTCACAAATTAATGTCACATCCTCTAAATACTTTTCAGCTTGTGTTTGACCACTGCCAAGttgatataaattttaattctCTTTTTTGTCATTCTGTAGATATGGGCACTACGTGGAGGGAACTGGTTCTGTTCTGCAGTCGTGTACAGACGTGGAGCTGGAGAGCATCTTTAAGTCACTGGACGTGCTGTCTGAAGAGGAGAAGCTGGAGCAGTTGTCCCGGCTGAAGCTCAGATACTTCACACCCAGAGAGATTGCCAACCTTATGGGCTTCCCACCACATTTCAGTAAGTCAGGCTTATGACCTGATGGACTGAGTAAATATAGAGCAAAGATGAGCTCGAATGCTCAGActgagattaaaaacaaatattccTAAACACTGCAGTTTACTTTCATCATGTATATATAGTACTTCAGTGCCTATCAAGCGTGATTTCTAAGTAAGAGTGAAAACTGTCTAAATGGTTACTTAATGCCTGTGGACTGAGAAATTTGAAGTGGAATTGCCCTTTAAAGTGCACTACAGTTTCGTGTAGAGGATTTAATTAGAAACTATCATGCTGTTTGACTTTCAGTGCAGGTTGTTTCTGGTAATTGTGATCAACCATATTTCAGAAAGTCCCATTTTGTGCTTTCTGCTAATCATATTCTCTCACATCTCAAATATTAGCTTTTTAATATCACTGCATAATGTTGCCTGTGACACTTTGTTTTATATCTATACGGCTCAGAATTTGCGTTTTATGCACACTCTACCTGTAATGGCCAGTTTATATTCAGGCTTTCTGGCAAGAAAATTAGGACATTAAAATGAAGAGTGCCACAATGAGTTATAAAATGTGTCCGTGCTGACCCAAGGTGCTGACAGTAGACACTTAACttatgttttgcattttttttttttttgtccttcttTTTCAGGCTTTCCATCAAATATCTCCATTAAGCAGCAGTACCGGGTTCTGGGAAACAGTCTAAATGTTCATGTAGTGGCCAAGCTCATCAGTCTCATGGTGTCATGACCAACAAATCAGATTTGCTGCAATGCTTAAGGGCTGTTTCAAGTTTCACTGGGACTCCTTGAAACTTCATAGCTGTTCAACTTTTGTATTACATGGATCAAGtttgtaaattattaaataaagatatatatGTTGTACTATTGTGTTTCTCTGTTGTGAATTTCCTAATTAGCTCTGCTTAATTACTGCTTAGCTCTACTTAATAATATATGAAAGTTGTTCAAAATACTGCACTGAAAACTATAACTAAAGAATATGATAGTCTAGTTTTGCACTGTAGAGGAGGGGGGGCTTGGGGGGAATAAGGGGAGGGACTAAACTTATATAATTGTAGGAAGTTCAGCACATTAACTCTGGTTACTGATCTCTGAAAATCACATGATGATGTTTGGTAATGATGCCGTAAAGTGAATTAACTGCTGTGCTATATGGGCCCAACCTGTCTTCCTTCCTCCAATGGTTTTGTCCAGTTTATTGGAGAGCGTGATGGTCTCAGAGGACCAGTTTGGGGCAAAGTGCACTTTTCTGTGTTTGGCCCATTAAGTCGCTTTTTAGTTTCACCTGCAGTGTGGTGTCTGAAGAGCGTCCTGAGACATACTCTCTCAGCATGGCTCGGACACTTCAGCTGTCCTGGGCCTTACTtgccctcctcttcctcagtgGACTGCAGTGTGAGCAGAGTAAACATGCCCACAGCCGGAGCAAGAGAGACATCAGCGATGCCCAGTAAGTAGACAGGGTTACTTTATTACCTGGACTTGTAGTTGCACATTGCTTACTGCTAGACTGATCAGTATATaactgacttgtttttttttttttaactttaacaaAGATTATGAAGTGTTTATAAAGGCTGAGCaaattatttaaacatataaactACATTCTGTAGGTTCTAATATTGCtgcttaaattatttttaaggaAATAAATGTGTTGCATTACAGTCACAATCTTGCAATCTTGTTTCTGCCAGTTAAGagattattgtatttttaatttagcgAGGTAGCTGTGTAAAAGCGGAACTTATACCTACACTTATAACTTATATAAGTGTACCTTCAGTTGAATCTGAATTTGGTGCCCTGTTGCTCAAGACTCATATGATGACTTTACCTGCAGGCCTCGTATGATCTCAAAGGATGGTCACCTTACTTTTATGCCGGGAAACAATAAAGACATCCATTTTGATACCTCAGGTACGGGTCATGTGAAAGTAGGGAATGAGGACCTCACTGAGCAATTACAGCAGGTAAGATCATGAAAAGTCTCAGATCAGATTCTGATTTTAGGCACGGATTAGATTCATGTCACAAATATGTTTGCTAATTCCTTATTGAACTAAAATATAGGCTTCTACGGATAGTATTATGTTGACTCAGGCAACTGGATCCATTTATGTTCCTATAGGCTAAATGAAAGGCTAGATGCCACTGGGTACTTAACATATCTGTAAATAATGGTAGATTTCCCATCACCAGTTCATGAGTTGATATAACTATCCCAGATGggtttgtaggttttttttttttttttaaataaatattcttagTTGATCTAAACTAGCTTGTTTAGTTCCACATGTAATCTGTTGCCTTTAACAAAGTAATTATATTTTAAGGTGTGTCtgtattttaattaactttCAGATAAAAACCAATAAAGCTgacatagaaacaataaagaacAGTGGCCCATCTCAAGAGATCCAAAACCAGCTGAATCAGCTGAACACAAAAGTGGCCACACTTGAGTCCAAAGTCCAAACAGTAGAGCAGgtaaatttaaatatgaattttttttcttcatttaatatAATCCAATGTAAAAaggattatatatatttaagtgtattatatatttaaatatatatatatatatatatgttcctGATTTTTTCAGACTATCCAGCGGAAGACATGTAGCAGCAACCCATGTCAGAACTCTGGGACTTGCCTAAACCTTTTGGACTCCTTTCACTGCCTCTGCCCTCAGAACTGGCAGGTATGACAGCTCTAAATGACttctgtacaacacacacttgTATTGTATCAGCACTGCACTGATCCCGAGCCTGTTGTGTCATGTTAGGGTCCCACCTGTGCTGTGGATGTGAACGAGTGTCAGATCTACGCTGGAACCACTCAGGGTTGCCAGAATGGAGCCACATGTGTTAACACTCCTGGATCTTACACGTAACATGCTTCCTGATCCCTGTCATCACTTCCTCTACTGAATAGCCTTTATCATAGTGTTTTGATTTTACtatttcttattgtttttgCCTTTCATTCTAGTTGTAATTGTCTGCCGGAGTGGTATGGACCCCACTGCACCTCTCGTTATGATGACTGCGCAGGGGGGAGTCAGGACTTGTGTGTTCATGGGGTGTGCATTGATTCTGACAGAGTAACACCTAACGAGGTAAGAATCTGTGATAGATCATTCAtgtgcaaatataataaactgcATACAGCACCACACTAGAGGTTGCTGAATTAAGTTGAAGATTTGTCTAATTTTTGTTTATACACATACCCCTATATTTTGCTTGAATATTACATGGATGGCAGttataactctaaccctaaccccaaggagaaatccaccctgaaacacatgaaatgtgattatatttaaatatttgctttGTGCTAagcaattctggtgctaatttgttgattGGTAATGTATTTTTGTTACTCCTGCTAGAAGGTAGAGTCTGTGTGCTTCTCTGATGTCACAGGAGCAGTTACAATGGTATTTAATAGCAAAAAACTTCAATGATCTCAGACGTAAGTGTtaacagtcaggttttgctgttagctccttcTCACTTAttattttccagtgatgttcaatttcatattaatgagacaTCCAATGCAGAATTATGGGAGATAAAAACAAACTAGAGGAATAAAGTGCTGTGGGATTGGTCTGTTTAGGTAGAGAAGAAGTGAGTGCTAATTCCCACTGGTGCTATTAGCGCTATACTATCAGTGGGTTGACAAATGGCTTTGTGGCTATTGTAGGAAAATGGTAACCAAAGTTAAAATGGTTGgatcagggtggatttttcctttaaggtcATAGTAAGCAGTAGAATTACATTTTCCTGTTAATCAGTGTCACTATTTCGAGCTTTTTACTTTCTCTCCCAACAGCCCAAATATAAGTGCATCTGTGATGCTGGGTGGATGTCTCCGCCTGGCAGCTCTGCATGCACAGCAGATGTGGATGAGTGTAGCCTACCCAACAAACCCTGCTCCACTAATCCCCCTGTACAGTGCTTCAACACTCTAGGCTCCTTCTTCTGTGGTGCTTGTCCAGCAGGTGAGACATGGGGCATGTTTCTCTGGAGTCATGTGTGAGAAACAACTGAGTATGAGTACTAATCTAGGATCCATTTTGATCATTTATAAAGATTGACAGTTTGTCCTAATGAATGAATTGTTGTTCTAATCCTGGTCTAGTACAAGACTCTATAGCATGTGTTCACAAATGCTAAATTTACCCCTAGTAATGGGAATCTGGTTACATAGATTGATTTGGGTATCATTCCTGTGTCACCCATCCAGGCTGGCAGGGCAATGGCTACAGCTGTCAGgatgtgaatgaatgtgaaaCGAACAATGGGGGATGTTCTACCTCCCCAATGGTGCCCTGTCTCAACACCATGGGCTCTTTCCACTGTGGACAGTGTCCTCCAGGTATCCAATTCACCATACATCtggattatacagtatgttattaactgtttaaaaatttcTACACTTATTTCTTTCCACCTTTTTCCAATCACatcatttaaataacattttaatgctcatttaaataaaaatactgaatcAAGTAGATATAATAGGCAGGGGATACTGGAAAAAAAGGCTGCTTTGACTAGTATTACTTTGCTTTTCACATCACTTGCCTTGGAGAATTTTGACAATTCATATATTCAATTCAGTGACTGGGCAGCTTTGGGATTTGGGAGATTTGGGATTTTATACAGGATTTTAAGGGCTTATACAGCTAAAGCCATTTAACATTATACACTGAATGCATTGAAATAACGTCAGCATCTCAATTTCTCTTCACGTAGGTTACGAGGGAGATGGAAAGACTTGCACTCAGTCTGACATATGCTCAACTAACAATGGAGGATGTTATCCTTTGGCCACTTGTACCGCTGTTCCAGgtgtcatacacacacttacacatttttacagtaGGCACACTGCACAGTAGCACATGATCCACATGACACTAAGAAGTCCCACATGAcactaagaagaagaagataaagcCATTAAGATTTACAATTTAAGTGCACCATTGCCATGTGTTACTTGATAACAAAAAAGGGGTCATTGTGCAATAATTATCACAATGAATCTGCCTCCTGATATGCAGCTCTTTAACTATAGATTGCAGTGCTtaatagagagagatagataatAAATAGACAATGCATAgggattatttttttcacaatcATACTGAAGTTTTATCATTCATAACACCAAGTTTTAGAGTTCTGATTCAGAGCGCTACTATCCTCCAGGCAGCAATATCCCTACATGCACTTGTCCCCCTGGCTATGTGGGGAACGGCTTTGGTCCTGCTGGTTGTACGCAGATCATTGACACCTGTGGCACCAATAACCCATGTGTCAACGGCCAGTGTGAGGTAACTGACAAATCTTTTAAagacatacatatacatacacacacagtactgtgcaaaagtcttaggcaccctattttttttttttagtacaaactttgttatatatttttagtttatgaCTTCTACACTATTGATTCAGTacgaaaacattttagatttccaatcATTAGTTttccatatatttatatatatatatatatatatatata contains:
- the trdmt1 gene encoding tRNA (cytosine(38)-C(5))-methyltransferase, encoding MEKLRVLELYSGIGGMHYALRESSVPSEVVAAVDVNTTANEVYKHNFPNTLLLPKTIEGMTLSDFNKLDFDMILMSPPCQPFTRIGLQGDVNDPRTKSFLYILDILPRLNKMPRFILLENVKGFETSSARNALIKTLQDCRYNFQELMISPTCLGIPNSRLRYFLVAKAPPDSFPFQKTAEILEGFPKSESSNDTDSPMIPDSHCSTVNGDMREDGTIIYKMETAQELERKRSQDNEQTVRRLQDFLEEEEQGTDMDSYLLPPKILLRYALLMDIVNPNCRRSVCFTKGYGHYVEGTGSVLQSCTDVELESIFKSLDVLSEEEKLEQLSRLKLRYFTPREIANLMGFPPHFSFPSNISIKQQYRVLGNSLNVHVVAKLISLMVS